The following proteins come from a genomic window of Micromonospora zamorensis:
- the eis gene encoding GNAT family N-acetyltransferase: MPDPVHVRELTTDDLDAAWELGRVAFGATSERAASTTVAVPGMSRYGAFDDSGRLVGKAVDLHHDQWWSGRAVPAADVAGVAVAPEARGRGVGRAMLTGLLRGAYERGAAVSALYPTVAAPYRACGWEAAGVLRTVDLATAALPRHRPSPDLTVRAGTPADLKAVADLYERVARHRNGMLTRRGELFDFFAADRGLPGDGLTLVEDHGDLVGYATWQRGSGYGADSVLTVDEALAVTAGAARELVGLLGSWASVAPTLRLCPLDGDAVSTVLPLESARDHERDLWMHRPVDVARAVSERGWPAHTRGVVDFGLTDTLAEWNTGTWRLTVADGAAELTRVSGEADLRLDVRGFALLYAGAARARAVAQAGLLHHSAGVDPAALDLLGAGGPAQLLDYF; encoded by the coding sequence ATGCCCGACCCTGTGCACGTTCGTGAACTCACCACCGACGACCTCGACGCCGCCTGGGAGCTGGGACGGGTCGCGTTCGGCGCCACCTCGGAACGAGCCGCCAGCACCACTGTCGCGGTGCCCGGCATGAGCCGCTACGGCGCGTTCGACGACAGCGGTCGGCTCGTCGGCAAGGCCGTCGACCTGCACCATGACCAGTGGTGGTCGGGCCGGGCGGTGCCGGCCGCCGACGTCGCCGGTGTGGCGGTCGCCCCCGAGGCCCGGGGTCGGGGCGTGGGCCGTGCCATGCTCACCGGTCTGCTGCGCGGGGCCTACGAGCGGGGGGCGGCGGTCAGCGCGCTCTACCCGACCGTCGCCGCCCCCTACCGGGCCTGCGGGTGGGAGGCCGCCGGTGTGCTGCGTACCGTCGATCTGGCCACCGCCGCGCTGCCCCGGCACCGGCCCTCCCCGGACCTGACCGTGCGGGCCGGGACGCCCGCCGACCTGAAAGCCGTCGCCGACCTGTACGAGCGGGTCGCCCGCCACCGCAACGGCATGCTGACCCGCCGGGGTGAGCTGTTCGACTTCTTCGCCGCCGACCGGGGCCTGCCCGGCGACGGCCTCACCCTCGTCGAGGACCACGGCGACCTGGTCGGCTACGCCACCTGGCAGCGGGGATCGGGCTACGGCGCCGACTCGGTGCTCACCGTCGACGAGGCCCTGGCCGTCACCGCCGGGGCCGCCCGGGAACTCGTCGGGTTGCTCGGCAGTTGGGCCAGCGTCGCGCCGACGCTGCGGCTGTGCCCCCTCGACGGCGACGCGGTCAGCACCGTCCTGCCGTTGGAGTCGGCCCGTGACCACGAGCGGGACCTGTGGATGCACCGACCGGTCGACGTCGCCCGAGCGGTGAGCGAACGGGGGTGGCCCGCCCACACCCGGGGCGTCGTCGACTTCGGCCTCACCGACACCCTCGCCGAGTGGAACACCGGCACCTGGCGGCTGACCGTCGCCGACGGCGCCGCCGAGCTGACCCGGGTTAGCGGCGAGGCCGACCTGCGGTTGGACGTACGCGGCTTCGCCCTGCTCTACGCCGGCGCCGCGCGGGCCCGCGCGGTCGCGCAGGCCGGGCTGCTGCACCACAGTGCGGGTGTCGACCCGGCCGCGCTCGACCTCCTCGGCGCTGGCGGGCCGGCGCAGTTGCTCGACTACTTCTGA